The Pirellulimonas nuda genome includes a region encoding these proteins:
- a CDS encoding sulfatase-like hydrolase/transferase, with product MIETRYTSLLSPHRPTARCLGVVLLLSACASANAKEPARADFSKAPGVVIDHVPASAGVYIGSPSLVVLPSGEYIASHDEFGPKSSEHSRAVTRIFRSTDRGETWAPIGKVDGQFWSTLFYNQKALYLGGAWKHHGNLIIRRSDDGGVTWTEPTDAATGLLAEGQYHCAPQPVVVHEGRIWRGMEDAGGSNTWGERYRPFMMSAPIDADLLSRQSWTFSNYLPIDKGWIDGKMRGWLEGNAVVAPNGQIVNILRVAATGVGGVGALMRVSDDGKTISFDPQEGFIEFPGGAKKFTIRHDPVSGRYWSLVNWVAPEDEGKREPGGIRNTLALTSSVDLLDWKIERVVVRDPDLEHGYQYPDWQFDGDDLIAVVRTATDDGLGGAHNYHDANFLTFHRLEGFRDPPVDNRPQGQPPQEQGADARLRPRTGGATPRNVLFIIADDLSCELGCYGAAGVLTPNLDRLAARGRTFLNAYCQSALCNPSRASLMTGLRPHELGVWTNSPHFRETSPGVVTLPQCFQSHGRHAVGIGKVYHNYGQRLHGDAASWSEPQVNHWGAHFHDWFVPGRGSVLHGDWAKAEAVQRADVPDDAYIDGRSASLATQKLRELKQVGQPFFMAVGFWKPHLPFNAPKKYWDLYDQNNLPPPPSDGPPSAAPAIALHNSQEARSYTDVPDRGPIPAGKQRELRHAYLAAISYVDAQVGRVLDELDRLGIAEDTVVAFCSDHGYHAGDMGLYGKLTNFESGTRTPLIIAAPGMAAPASKTSAICELLDLYPTLVEVCGLPVPAGLSGRSLCPVLDDPEATVKPYALSQITRPVYVEKAVDAIGSSLRTTRYRYTRWSQGADGSARVPGPVIDEELYDVRRDPGFAQNVAGQAAYAEMLGEARSRLAGCFAGGAAPRAPAVNGAGVSN from the coding sequence TTGATCGAGACACGCTACACCAGCCTACTGAGCCCCCATCGCCCGACCGCACGTTGCTTGGGCGTCGTGCTCTTGCTTTCTGCCTGCGCATCGGCGAACGCCAAGGAGCCCGCGCGAGCCGACTTCTCCAAGGCGCCCGGGGTGGTGATCGACCACGTCCCGGCCAGCGCAGGGGTCTACATCGGCTCGCCCAGCCTCGTGGTGCTCCCCAGCGGCGAGTACATCGCCTCGCACGATGAATTCGGTCCGAAGTCGTCCGAGCACAGCCGGGCGGTCACGCGTATATTCCGCTCGACCGATCGCGGCGAAACCTGGGCGCCCATCGGCAAGGTGGACGGCCAGTTCTGGTCGACGCTGTTCTACAACCAAAAGGCGCTCTACCTGGGAGGGGCGTGGAAGCACCACGGCAACCTCATCATCCGCCGCTCCGACGACGGCGGCGTCACCTGGACCGAGCCGACCGACGCCGCCACCGGCCTGCTGGCCGAGGGGCAGTACCACTGCGCGCCTCAACCGGTGGTGGTGCACGAGGGGCGCATCTGGCGCGGGATGGAAGACGCCGGCGGCAGCAACACCTGGGGCGAGCGGTACCGACCCTTCATGATGTCGGCCCCGATCGACGCCGATCTGCTCAGCCGCCAGAGCTGGACCTTCTCCAACTACTTGCCGATCGACAAGGGCTGGATCGACGGCAAGATGCGGGGCTGGCTAGAAGGGAACGCGGTGGTGGCCCCCAACGGTCAGATCGTCAACATCCTCCGCGTGGCCGCGACAGGGGTCGGAGGAGTCGGGGCGCTCATGCGTGTATCCGACGACGGCAAGACGATCTCGTTCGACCCCCAGGAGGGGTTCATCGAGTTCCCCGGCGGCGCCAAGAAGTTCACCATCCGCCACGACCCCGTTTCGGGCCGCTACTGGTCTCTAGTGAATTGGGTGGCGCCGGAGGACGAAGGCAAACGCGAGCCGGGCGGCATCCGCAACACACTGGCGCTCACCAGTTCGGTCGACCTGCTGGACTGGAAGATCGAGCGCGTGGTCGTGCGCGACCCCGACCTCGAGCACGGCTACCAGTATCCGGACTGGCAGTTCGACGGCGACGACCTGATCGCGGTGGTGCGGACCGCCACCGACGACGGGCTGGGGGGCGCGCACAACTACCACGACGCCAACTTCCTGACGTTCCACCGCTTGGAAGGATTTCGAGACCCGCCGGTCGACAACCGCCCGCAGGGGCAGCCACCGCAAGAACAGGGGGCTGACGCACGCCTCCGACCGCGGACGGGGGGCGCGACGCCCCGCAATGTGCTGTTTATCATTGCGGACGACCTCTCGTGCGAGCTGGGGTGCTACGGCGCCGCCGGTGTATTAACGCCCAATCTCGACCGCCTCGCAGCACGCGGACGCACGTTCTTGAACGCCTATTGCCAATCGGCCCTTTGCAACCCGTCGCGCGCTTCGCTGATGACCGGACTACGTCCCCACGAGCTGGGGGTCTGGACCAACTCCCCCCACTTCCGCGAAACCTCGCCCGGAGTCGTCACGCTTCCGCAGTGCTTTCAATCGCATGGGCGGCACGCGGTGGGCATCGGCAAGGTGTACCACAACTACGGCCAACGCCTCCACGGCGACGCCGCTTCGTGGTCGGAGCCTCAGGTGAACCATTGGGGCGCCCACTTCCACGACTGGTTTGTCCCCGGGCGCGGCTCCGTGCTGCACGGCGATTGGGCCAAGGCCGAAGCTGTGCAGCGCGCCGACGTTCCGGACGACGCCTACATCGACGGCCGCAGCGCCTCCCTGGCGACGCAGAAACTCCGGGAGCTCAAGCAGGTCGGCCAGCCGTTCTTCATGGCCGTGGGCTTCTGGAAGCCGCATCTGCCTTTCAATGCCCCCAAGAAGTACTGGGATTTGTACGACCAAAACAACCTGCCCCCGCCTCCTTCCGACGGCCCGCCGTCCGCGGCGCCCGCCATCGCGTTGCACAATTCTCAGGAAGCCCGCAGCTACACCGATGTCCCCGATCGGGGGCCGATCCCCGCGGGCAAGCAACGCGAGCTGCGGCACGCCTACCTGGCCGCCATAAGCTACGTCGACGCCCAGGTGGGGCGGGTGCTGGATGAGCTGGACCGCCTCGGGATAGCGGAGGATACGGTTGTCGCGTTTTGCTCCGACCACGGCTATCACGCTGGAGACATGGGGCTCTACGGGAAACTTACCAACTTCGAATCGGGGACGCGCACGCCCCTGATTATCGCGGCGCCCGGCATGGCGGCGCCGGCGTCTAAGACTTCGGCAATCTGCGAACTGCTCGACCTCTACCCGACGCTCGTGGAAGTCTGTGGGCTCCCCGTTCCTGCTGGGCTCTCGGGGCGGTCGTTGTGCCCGGTGCTCGACGACCCCGAGGCGACGGTGAAGCCGTACGCGTTGAGCCAGATCACGCGGCCCGTTTACGTTGAGAAGGCAGTCGACGCCATTGGGTCGTCGCTGCGAACGACGCGGTACCGCTACACCCGCTGGAGCCAGGGCGCCGATGGGTCGGCCCGAGTCCCAGGGCCGGTGATCGACGAGGAACTGTACGACGTTCGGCGAGACCCCGGCTTCGCCCAGAACGTCGCCGGGCAAGCGGCCTACGCCGAAATGCTTGGCGAGGCCCGATCGCGGCTTGCGGGGTGCTTCGCCGGGGGGGCGGCTCCCCGGGCGCCGGCGGTCAACGGGGCTGGCGTCTCAAACTAG
- a CDS encoding family 16 glycosylhydrolase — MHSRNAATLLILLGGLSATSGHALAAPPAGYQLLFADEFNATTTLDSMKWLDRYPWGRTHNHDAYAAPENVVLGDGTLTLLAERLAQGGEPFTSGTISTGYSKFTFTEGYAEARILLPSTPGSWPAFWGLYTGWPPESDIMEFPIFTSGDTKTDYHVSWHYKAPNGSNASSGGFKDPSGVGDLTTAYHTFGMEWKKNDFVKYFFDGQLVHTFDNDAEIAEMQHMYLILNYAVGGWPGTPSTSQWPVGHTDETKIDWVRVWQKTDPNTLHEWTRASNGNWGDNGNWSGAAPSLGTQIARFGQVNAATVRVDWANLRTVGSLLLEGSTRYTIGTGDESLKFAGADQNALSQIFLTNGPGATDHVINSRIDLWSQLAIRNSAPAATLTINGDVVGYGAMSLNGPGLIRMNGRVYNNASITLNSGANAEVNGGLYRDSPPPADTRLAVGGGGTVATLTIANLNYASALGFLPNDPARFVLNAGRVRLTGSSTMTRGFTIDAGGATFETAANAVVNIADDPQNAGMEVVTNAAGTLTLDGAGIGVWGKELHGQGALTKAGAGSWNITSANYYAGTTAVAQGELVVSGSTGFGAATVAAGSRLSGAGLVRGDLASAGVVAPGAPSGQLTVGGAYQQHATGELEIVLSPASVDSLKVLGEANLAGALKVVTSGGYLPQQGASFELISAAGVTGEFQSVLLPALEGGFSWSLQYSTDSVVLRVLSALPGDYNQDGLVDAADYTVWRDQLESVGASLTADGDGDGSVGTSDYHLWKEHFGQSLASGSPAEAAAVPEPTGLCLIVAAGVGLGLRRRWSLRTGRHA, encoded by the coding sequence ATGCACAGCCGCAACGCCGCAACCCTTCTGATCCTGCTTGGCGGGCTTTCCGCTACGTCCGGCCACGCGTTGGCCGCGCCGCCGGCCGGCTACCAGTTGTTGTTCGCGGACGAGTTCAACGCAACGACCACGCTCGACTCGATGAAGTGGCTCGACAGGTACCCGTGGGGACGCACCCACAACCACGACGCGTACGCCGCCCCCGAGAACGTCGTGCTCGGCGACGGCACATTGACGCTGCTGGCGGAGCGCCTGGCCCAGGGAGGAGAACCGTTCACTTCGGGGACGATCTCAACCGGCTACTCCAAATTCACGTTCACTGAGGGGTACGCGGAAGCGCGGATCCTGCTGCCGAGCACCCCCGGTTCGTGGCCCGCGTTCTGGGGGCTGTACACCGGCTGGCCACCCGAGTCGGACATCATGGAGTTCCCGATCTTCACCAGCGGCGACACCAAGACCGACTACCACGTCTCCTGGCACTACAAGGCCCCCAACGGCAGCAACGCCTCTTCCGGAGGCTTTAAGGACCCCTCAGGCGTGGGCGACCTCACCACCGCCTACCACACTTTCGGCATGGAGTGGAAGAAGAACGACTTTGTGAAGTACTTCTTCGACGGCCAGTTGGTGCACACCTTCGACAACGACGCGGAGATCGCCGAGATGCAGCACATGTATCTCATCCTCAACTACGCGGTAGGCGGCTGGCCCGGCACGCCCTCCACCAGCCAGTGGCCCGTTGGCCACACGGACGAAACCAAGATCGACTGGGTCCGCGTCTGGCAGAAAACCGACCCCAACACGCTGCACGAATGGACCCGCGCGTCCAACGGAAACTGGGGCGACAACGGCAACTGGAGCGGCGCCGCCCCGTCATTAGGAACGCAGATCGCCAGATTCGGCCAGGTCAATGCGGCGACCGTCAGGGTCGATTGGGCCAACCTACGCACCGTGGGCTCCCTGCTGCTGGAGGGCTCAACCCGCTACACCATCGGCACGGGCGACGAATCGCTGAAGTTCGCCGGGGCGGACCAGAACGCGTTGTCGCAGATCTTTCTCACAAACGGCCCGGGGGCGACCGATCACGTCATCAATTCTCGAATCGACCTCTGGAGCCAGCTTGCCATCCGCAACAGCGCGCCGGCGGCTACGCTGACCATCAATGGCGACGTGGTGGGCTACGGCGCCATGAGCCTCAACGGCCCGGGCCTGATCCGCATGAACGGCCGGGTCTACAACAACGCGTCGATCACCCTGAACAGCGGCGCCAACGCCGAAGTGAACGGGGGGCTCTACCGCGACAGCCCCCCACCCGCTGACACCCGGCTCGCGGTGGGCGGCGGCGGAACCGTCGCCACGCTCACCATCGCCAACCTGAACTACGCCAGCGCGCTGGGGTTCCTGCCAAACGACCCGGCCCGCTTCGTTCTCAACGCCGGCCGCGTCAGGCTGACCGGCTCGTCGACGATGACGCGGGGGTTCACCATCGACGCGGGCGGCGCCACCTTTGAGACAGCCGCCAACGCGGTCGTCAACATCGCCGACGACCCGCAGAACGCCGGCATGGAAGTGGTCACCAACGCAGCCGGCACGCTCACACTCGACGGGGCCGGGATCGGCGTGTGGGGGAAGGAGCTCCACGGGCAGGGCGCCCTGACCAAGGCGGGCGCCGGCTCGTGGAACATCACGTCCGCCAACTACTACGCCGGCACCACCGCGGTTGCGCAGGGCGAGCTGGTGGTCAGCGGCAGCACCGGGTTCGGCGCCGCGACGGTTGCGGCCGGCAGTCGGTTGTCGGGTGCCGGGCTGGTGCGGGGCGACCTGGCCTCGGCCGGCGTCGTCGCCCCGGGGGCGCCGAGCGGGCAACTCACCGTGGGGGGCGCCTACCAACAGCACGCGACCGGTGAACTGGAGATCGTCTTGAGCCCTGCCTCGGTCGACTCCCTCAAGGTGCTGGGCGAGGCCAACCTCGCGGGCGCCCTCAAGGTAGTCACCAGCGGTGGGTACCTACCGCAACAAGGCGCCTCGTTCGAACTGATTTCCGCCGCGGGCGTGACCGGCGAGTTCCAGTCGGTGCTGTTGCCGGCGCTTGAGGGCGGGTTTTCTTGGTCGCTGCAATACTCGACGGACTCCGTTGTGCTGCGGGTCCTATCGGCCTTGCCGGGAGACTACAACCAGGACGGCCTGGTGGACGCCGCCGATTACACCGTGTGGCGCGATCAGCTCGAGAGCGTCGGGGCGTCGCTGACGGCCGACGGCGATGGCGACGGCAGCGTCGGCACCTCCGACTACCACCTCTGGAAAGAACACTTCGGCCAGTCGCTGGCTTCGGGATCGCCCGCTGAGGCCGCCGCGGTTCCCGAGCCTACCGGCCTGTGCCTGATCGTGGCGGCGGGGGTGGGCCTGGGCCTGCGCCGCCGATGGAGCCTCCGGACGGGTCGCCATGCCTGA
- a CDS encoding sodium:solute symporter encodes MPEGLPVLDLCVLVAYVAGVVGLGCAMMRKSGSTDEFMAAGRSLPGWAVGLSIFGTYVSSISFLANPGKSYASNWNPFVFSLSLPLAAWIATRYFVPFFRSSGEVSAYTHLEHRFGAWARTYAVICFLLMQLARVATILYLVALALAPMLGWSIPMIIVVTGVLVTLYTLMGGIEAVIWTDALQSVVLTLGMGAAVGVVMWQMPGGPTQVFEIAVRDHKFSLGSFGASLTESTFWVVLLYGLFINLQNFAVDQTYVQRYVTAKSDAAANQSVWMGALLYLVVSALLFLVGTSLYAFYQVQPGLLTDASGGTIAADAVFPHFIASGLPAGLSGLLIAAVLAAAMSSVDSSLNSAATLFLCDIYKRYLRPDAGERESMRVLYATTLVCGVGGTGAGLWMMNAEQVLDVWWQLAGVAGGGLLGLFLLGRMSPRVRGPHAAAAVVVGVLVILWMTFSPMKLWPAELADIKSPLHGFLTIVFGTTSILIVGAVSALIWPGTPGPLHQPEPSPR; translated from the coding sequence ATGCCTGAAGGCCTACCGGTCCTCGACCTGTGCGTGCTCGTCGCCTACGTGGCCGGCGTGGTGGGGTTGGGCTGCGCCATGATGCGCAAGAGCGGCAGCACTGACGAGTTCATGGCGGCGGGCAGGTCGCTCCCCGGTTGGGCGGTCGGGCTGTCGATCTTCGGCACCTACGTCAGCAGCATCAGCTTCCTTGCCAACCCCGGCAAGAGCTACGCCAGCAACTGGAACCCCTTCGTGTTCAGCCTGTCGTTGCCGCTGGCGGCGTGGATCGCGACCCGGTACTTCGTGCCGTTCTTCCGCAGCAGCGGCGAGGTCTCGGCGTATACCCACCTGGAGCATCGCTTCGGGGCCTGGGCGCGGACCTACGCGGTGATCTGCTTCTTGCTGATGCAGCTTGCTCGCGTGGCCACCATCCTCTACCTGGTCGCGCTGGCGCTCGCACCCATGTTGGGGTGGAGCATCCCGATGATCATCGTGGTGACGGGCGTGCTTGTGACCCTCTATACGCTGATGGGGGGCATCGAGGCAGTGATCTGGACCGACGCCCTACAGAGCGTGGTGCTGACGCTCGGCATGGGGGCGGCCGTGGGGGTAGTCATGTGGCAGATGCCCGGAGGGCCGACCCAAGTGTTCGAGATTGCCGTGCGGGACCACAAGTTCAGCCTGGGGAGTTTTGGCGCGTCGCTGACCGAGTCGACCTTCTGGGTCGTGCTGCTGTATGGCTTGTTCATCAACCTCCAGAACTTCGCCGTCGATCAGACCTACGTTCAGCGCTACGTCACCGCCAAGAGCGACGCCGCGGCAAACCAGAGCGTGTGGATGGGCGCGCTGCTCTACCTGGTGGTCTCAGCGCTGCTGTTCTTGGTCGGCACGTCGCTGTACGCGTTCTACCAAGTGCAGCCGGGGCTGCTGACGGACGCCTCGGGCGGCACGATCGCCGCGGACGCCGTGTTCCCCCACTTCATCGCGTCGGGCCTCCCCGCCGGGCTTTCTGGGCTGCTGATCGCCGCGGTGCTGGCCGCCGCGATGAGCAGCGTCGACTCTAGCTTGAACAGCGCCGCCACGCTGTTCCTGTGCGACATCTACAAGCGTTACCTCCGCCCAGACGCCGGCGAACGCGAGTCGATGCGTGTGCTGTACGCCACCACGCTGGTATGCGGCGTCGGCGGCACGGGGGCGGGGCTGTGGATGATGAACGCAGAGCAGGTGCTCGACGTCTGGTGGCAACTGGCCGGCGTCGCCGGCGGGGGTCTGTTGGGGCTGTTCCTGCTGGGGCGGATGTCCCCCAGGGTCCGCGGTCCGCACGCCGCCGCCGCCGTGGTGGTTGGGGTGTTGGTCATCCTGTGGATGACGTTCTCGCCGATGAAGCTATGGCCTGCCGAACTCGCGGACATAAAGTCGCCGCTCCACGGTTTCTTGACCATTGTCTTCGGAACGACTTCGATACTGATCGTGGGCGCTGTGTCCGCCCTGATCTGGCCCGGCACGCCGGGCCCCCTCCACCAACCCGAGCCATCGCCGCGATGA
- a CDS encoding phytanoyl-CoA dioxygenase family protein produces MSTSYAIGDRCFEADGKYLALELPDSSPLLGDPAALRQRLSDDGFLFIRGFHDPDAVLAARRDMLHRLAERGMLDPNQPESDGVVAADKRAGATSSVRGNDYLKTPSVRDVLYGPRTMKFFDELFGQAATHFNFEWLRAAPPGAGSPIHCDMVYMGRGSQRLLTLWTPFGHITPEMGPLAVCLNSHRWDDVIATYGRDDVDRNRTRGVFSDDPAELVDRFGGRWATTTFEPGDAVVLCMYNLHASLKNQSDRFRISCDTRYQPASEPLDDRWGGDPPRGHEVLWSDGVELESVAQSRVRWGI; encoded by the coding sequence ATGAGCACTTCGTACGCTATAGGCGACCGATGCTTCGAGGCGGACGGCAAGTACCTCGCCCTCGAACTGCCCGACAGCAGCCCGCTGCTGGGCGACCCGGCGGCCCTCCGGCAGCGCCTGAGCGACGACGGTTTCTTGTTCATCCGCGGCTTCCACGACCCCGATGCGGTGCTTGCTGCACGCCGCGACATGCTCCATCGGCTTGCCGAGCGCGGCATGCTCGACCCCAACCAGCCCGAGTCAGATGGCGTGGTCGCGGCGGACAAGCGGGCGGGGGCCACCTCGTCGGTCCGGGGCAACGACTACTTGAAAACCCCGTCGGTGCGCGACGTGCTGTACGGCCCGCGGACGATGAAGTTCTTCGACGAATTGTTCGGTCAGGCCGCGACCCACTTCAACTTCGAATGGCTGCGGGCGGCGCCACCCGGCGCCGGCTCCCCCATCCACTGCGACATGGTCTACATGGGCCGGGGGTCGCAACGCCTGCTGACGCTGTGGACCCCCTTCGGCCACATCACGCCGGAGATGGGCCCGCTGGCGGTCTGCCTCAACTCGCACCGCTGGGACGACGTGATCGCTACCTACGGCCGCGACGACGTCGACCGCAATCGCACCCGCGGCGTCTTCTCCGACGATCCCGCCGAGCTGGTCGACCGCTTCGGGGGCCGGTGGGCGACCACCACCTTCGAGCCGGGCGACGCGGTGGTGCTGTGCATGTACAACCTCCACGCGTCGTTGAAGAACCAATCGGACCGCTTCCGCATTAGTTGCGACACCCGTTACCAACCCGCCAGCGAACCGCTGGACGACCGCTGGGGGGGCGACCCGCCCCGCGGGCACGAGGTGTTGTGGAGCGACGGCGTCGAACTGGAGTCGGTTGCTCAGTCGCGCGTCCGGTGGGGGATCTAA
- a CDS encoding dihydrodipicolinate synthase family protein, producing MKPLCPTLPAPLCGIVPPLLTPLAGRDTIDVAGLERLIEHTLAGGVDGLFLLGTTGEAVSLTPDSRRELVRLAAGFVAGRAPVLVGVTDNSVAETLAMADYAADAGANAVVATSPFYVPLEQHELVSYIRTLADASTLPVFLYNMPRLTKTWFDVATVERLMEIDSVVGLKDSSGDLEYLAAVCALARKRAGWSVLVGPEDLLVQAVGLGADGCVGGGGNVWPRLLVDLYQAAVAGDGPTVDKLQSRHAELSRVFAYGGYAASAIRGLKCSAELMGLCSGLMAEPFEPCTAPQREAIERVLRGSGLLAAGDRRPHAMSQDAAK from the coding sequence ATGAAGCCCCTCTGCCCCACGCTCCCCGCGCCCCTCTGCGGGATCGTCCCGCCGCTGCTGACTCCGCTGGCCGGTCGTGACACGATCGACGTCGCCGGCCTCGAGCGGCTCATCGAACACACGCTTGCCGGCGGCGTGGACGGGCTGTTCCTGCTCGGCACGACCGGCGAGGCCGTGTCGCTTACCCCCGACTCGCGGCGGGAGCTGGTCCGGCTGGCGGCCGGCTTTGTCGCGGGAAGGGCGCCGGTGCTCGTAGGAGTGACCGATAACTCGGTCGCGGAGACGCTCGCGATGGCCGACTACGCGGCAGACGCCGGCGCCAACGCGGTCGTGGCCACCTCGCCGTTCTACGTCCCGCTGGAGCAGCACGAGCTGGTGTCGTACATCCGCACACTCGCCGATGCAAGCACGCTGCCGGTCTTCCTCTACAACATGCCGCGCCTGACGAAGACCTGGTTCGACGTCGCCACGGTCGAGCGGCTGATGGAGATCGACTCGGTCGTGGGGCTCAAGGACAGCTCGGGCGACCTGGAGTACCTGGCCGCCGTGTGCGCGCTCGCCCGCAAGCGTGCGGGGTGGTCGGTGCTGGTGGGGCCCGAGGACCTGCTGGTCCAAGCGGTCGGTCTGGGCGCCGACGGCTGCGTCGGCGGGGGGGGCAACGTCTGGCCACGGCTGCTGGTCGATCTCTACCAGGCCGCCGTCGCGGGCGATGGGCCAACGGTCGATAAGCTGCAAAGTCGCCACGCAGAGCTGAGCCGAGTCTTCGCCTACGGCGGCTACGCGGCCAGCGCCATCCGCGGCTTGAAGTGCTCCGCCGAGCTGATGGGGCTTTGTTCCGGCTTGATGGCCGAGCCGTTCGAACCCTGCACTGCGCCCCAGCGGGAGGCGATCGAGCGGGTGCTGCGCGGCTCGGGGCTGTTGGCCGCGGGCGACAGGCGTCCGCACGCGATGTCGCAGGACGCCGCCAAGTAA
- a CDS encoding DUF3748 domain-containing protein: protein MYTQTYRATAPQAGGALAHVSLALLALGLAPTTSRVEAETVQTERQITTAPGNHLLTNTGVWSPDGEWIYYDMRSDAAGSVFDGQRIERVRVATGEVEVVFVSRAGACCGVVTASPVDDRVVFIHGPENPTDDWSYTAWHRRGVVVHADGGAPAATLDARDITPPFTPGALRGGTHVHVFSGDGHWVSFTYEDHVLASADDPHAEKHQRNVGVAAPLGHVSPPKSHPRNHDGIAFCVLVTETVDSPRPGTDQINRAYSDAWVGAHGYVRPDGTRQARALAFLGDVASPDGSPVAELFVVDIPNDVTKPGARPLEGTATTWPAPPLDASQRRLTFTTSRSFPGLGPVRHWPRSSPDGDRIAFLMRDRSSVEQLWLISPNGGEPTQLTHNAFPIESAFTWRADGGAIACVAGGSVCEVDTTTGETTRLTGPRESAGPPRPEACVYSPDGRRIAYVREVANGAGVANQVFVATTRPDGAQKLP, encoded by the coding sequence ATGTACACTCAGACGTATCGGGCTACGGCGCCGCAGGCCGGGGGGGCGCTCGCGCACGTCAGCCTCGCGTTGCTGGCGCTTGGCCTAGCGCCCACTACGTCGCGCGTCGAGGCCGAAACAGTGCAAACCGAGCGCCAGATCACAACCGCCCCGGGCAATCACCTGCTCACCAACACGGGTGTGTGGTCTCCCGACGGAGAGTGGATCTACTACGACATGCGCAGCGACGCGGCCGGCAGCGTTTTTGACGGGCAGAGGATCGAGCGTGTAAGGGTCGCGACCGGAGAGGTCGAGGTCGTTTTCGTGTCGCGGGCGGGCGCCTGTTGCGGCGTGGTGACCGCCAGCCCCGTGGATGACCGCGTCGTCTTCATCCACGGCCCAGAGAACCCGACGGATGACTGGTCGTACACGGCGTGGCATCGACGAGGGGTGGTCGTCCACGCAGACGGCGGCGCTCCGGCCGCGACCCTCGATGCGCGGGACATAACGCCCCCGTTCACGCCGGGCGCCCTGCGTGGCGGCACACACGTCCACGTGTTCAGCGGCGACGGCCATTGGGTGAGCTTCACCTACGAGGACCACGTCCTAGCGTCCGCGGATGACCCGCACGCCGAGAAGCACCAGCGGAACGTCGGCGTCGCGGCGCCGCTGGGCCACGTGAGCCCCCCTAAGTCGCACCCCCGCAATCACGATGGGATCGCCTTCTGCGTGCTGGTCACCGAGACCGTTGACTCCCCGCGGCCCGGGACCGACCAGATCAATCGCGCCTACAGCGACGCCTGGGTCGGCGCCCACGGCTACGTTCGGCCCGACGGAACCCGGCAAGCGCGGGCGCTCGCCTTCCTGGGCGACGTGGCCTCGCCAGATGGCTCGCCAGTGGCCGAACTGTTCGTCGTCGATATCCCCAACGACGTAACCAAGCCGGGCGCTAGGCCGCTGGAAGGGACCGCGACGACCTGGCCGGCGCCGCCGCTGGACGCTTCGCAGCGGCGGCTTACCTTTACCACGTCGCGCAGCTTCCCCGGCCTGGGCCCCGTGCGCCACTGGCCACGCAGCAGCCCCGATGGCGACCGGATCGCCTTCCTGATGCGTGACCGCTCGAGCGTCGAACAGCTCTGGCTCATCTCACCCAACGGCGGCGAGCCGACCCAGCTCACGCACAACGCCTTCCCGATTGAGTCCGCGTTCACATGGCGCGCCGACGGCGGCGCTATCGCCTGCGTCGCCGGCGGCAGCGTCTGCGAGGTAGACACTACGACCGGCGAAACCACCCGGCTTACCGGCCCCCGCGAGTCCGCGGGCCCCCCCAGGCCCGAGGCGTGTGTTTATTCACCAGACGGGCGCCGCATCGCCTACGTCCGCGAGGTCGCGAACGGCGCGGGCGTTGCCAATCAGGTTTTCGTCGCCACGACCAGACCGGACGGGGCGCAGAAGCTCCCTTGA